In Callospermophilus lateralis isolate mCalLat2 chromosome 10, mCalLat2.hap1, whole genome shotgun sequence, a single genomic region encodes these proteins:
- the A4gnt gene encoding alpha-1,4-N-acetylglucosaminyltransferase — MLKELQFSLSITLLFACGFLYQFLLRSSCFFSCLMPFKFQQDPEALLSHGRGIVFVETSERLEPPPLVCCAVESAARVYPEQPVAFFMKGLNSSTQLPSNSSYPAFSLLSALDNVFLLPLDMKKLLEDTPLYPWYTRINASTQAYWLHVSSDASRLAIIWKYGGVYMDTDVISIRPIPEENFLAAQSSRYSSNGVFGFLPHHPFLWGCMENFVEHYNSRIWGNQGPILMTRMLRLWCKLGDFQGLSDLRCLNLSFLHPQRFYPISYREWRRYYEVWDRDLSFNDSYALHLWNYMNKEGKTVIRGSNTLVENLFREYCPRTYRDLIQGPEGLVTRKLGPGNK, encoded by the exons ATGCTGAAGGAGCtccagttctccctatccatcacCCTGCTGTTTGCCTGTGGCTTCCTCTACCAGTTCctcctgagatcctcctgcttcttcTCCTGCCTGATGCCCTTCAAGTTCCAGCAGGACCCCGAAGCCCTCCTGAGCCATGGACGTGGCATTGTATTTGTAGAGACCTCAGAGCGACTGGAGCCACCCCCACTGGTCTGCTGCGCGGTGGAGTCTGCTGCCAGGGTTTATCCAGAGCAGCCTGTGGCCTTCTTTATGAAAGGTCTCAACAGTTCCACTCAGCTGCCCTCAAACTCCAGCTACCCAGCCTTTTCCCTCCTCTCAGCCCTGGACAATGTTTTCCTCCTCCCTTTGGATATGAAAAAGCTGTTGGAAGACACACCCTTGTATCCATGGTATACTCGA ATCAATGCCAGTACACAGGCATATTGGCTCCACGTCAGCTCAGATGCATCCCGCCTGGCTATCATCTGGAAATACGGTGGTGTCTACATGGATACTGACGTCATCTCCATCAGGCCTATTCCCGAGGAGAACTTTCTGGCTGCTCAGTCCTCTCGGTACTCTAGTAATGGGGTGTTTGGGTTCCTGCCCCACCACCCCTTCTTGTGGGGATGCATGGAAAACTTCGTTGAACACTACAATTCAAGAATTTGGGGCAACCAAGGTCCTATTTTGATGACGAGGATGTTGAGATTATGGTGTAAACTTGGAGACTTCCAAGGGCTGAGTGACCTCAGGTGTCTGAATTTGTCCTTCCTACACCCCCAGAGATTTTACCCAATCTCTTATCGCGAGTGGAGGCGTTACTATGAAGTCTGGGACAGAGACCTGAGTTTCAATGACTCTTATGCCCTGCATTTGTGGAACTACATGAACAAGGAGGGGAAGACCGTGATTCGAGGAAGCAACACACTGGTAGAAAATCTCTTTCGTGAGTACTGTCCCAGGACCTACAGGGACCTGATCCAAGGCCCAGAAGGGTTAGTGACCAGGAAGCTGGGGCCAGGTAACAAATAG